GTGAACGGGATGCATCCGGCAGCAACGGCCGGGGTGAATAGGTTCCTGCTCCCGATGTCGGAGTGCGAGTGCACACTCAGCACGGTGAGGGATTTGGGTTTTGATCCCGTCAGATTTGTGGATTTTACTCAGAAGCCATTGCAGTGACCTGATCTAGGTTCCTCGTCACTTGCAGTTGTTGGACGAGTTGCAGCCCGATCAATGGCCAGTGGAGGCTGGGAACCGTGCAATCCGGTGCACGGGTGTTGCCCTGAGCGTGGCCGCTGGGTTGCTTGGTGCTTGCATGCCTGGGACAGGTGCTAGGATCATTGCATTGCTCGGTGGGCCATGTACTGAAGGCCCTGGAATGGTAAAGATACCTGTTTTATTTATGATCTGAACGTATTTTGTGACACGAATGTGATACAATTTGGTGACCTCTGAATCGTCAAGTTTGGCCTGTTGCAATTGTGTTAAAATTGGAAAATTTTAATGGTTTATGGTGTGTCAGAAGAATGGTTGTGAAGTGCATTTTGTGTAGATTATGTAGGCAAAGTGGCAACTCCTGTTAAACCCCAGCTTTTTCTGAGTATAtattgtatatttttgtattgatGCTGTTAATCAGCAGCCTCTTATATTTGCAGAACTTCTCATCTGCTTACACCTGCTGTTTGTTCATAGCATATTTCTTCTCTACTCTCGTGTTAAAGCTGCCTTGAAATCTTTTTAATACTGTATTTGATAATGCAGATTGTTTCCAAGGATTTGTCGGAGCCAGTTAGATCGCATAAGGATCTTGACAAGGATGCGGCTCCTCACTTCCAGAAAGCTGTCAAATTTTATGATGGTCTTGCCAAACAGTTGGTCAGTCAAGGCCATGTTTTAGATGTTTTTGCATCTGCTCTTGATCAGGTTTGTATAGTTTAGCAATTTATGCTTTCGTTTGCATCAAGGTCGTTTTTTACCAACTTTAGTTTTAATTATGTTGACTTattgtttgttttgctgaaaatgATGTCATTTGGTTCTCACCATCTAAGTACAAACTGTCATCATTTCCCCCTCTTTAATCATGTTTAGTGCCTAAATGGCTGACAAGAAACCTCTTAAAAACTATGTTTTTGCTTATATACCTAATGTTTGCTGCATTGCCTCTAACAAAGTAATAAGGGATCATTGATGAACAAAATATCCTGAATTTTGTATCTAGTTCATGAATAAAAACTGAAACCTTGTATTTGTAATACTGCGAATCTTTAGTTATATACTTATATTTGATCGATTTTGGGAATCGGGAAAAGTCGGCAGGATATACTGGAGGTAAATCGAAGTGTTTTGGTGACTAGACATTGTTTGATTAACTGATTTTGATGAGTCTATGCTATTTGTACAGATTTGTCATTTGGCTTCTTACCTACACCTGATTCTCTTGCCATTCTCTGTTAGACAAGTCGCTTGAACTTATGCTTATCTGTTAATCTCTCATGTTTGGAACATCAACAGGTTGGACTAGCTGAGATGAAGGTTGCTATTGAGAGAACAGGTGGCCTTGTTGTCTTATCTGAAAGTTTTGGGCACTCCGTATTCAAGGATTCTTTCAAACGCATTTTTGAGGGAGGTGAACAGTCTCTAAGTCTTTCATTCAAGTAAGTTCTCTTTTTGTCCCATATGTTCTTTATACTTTTTATTACATATTCTTCTAAAGTTAGCATGTGTGGATAGATGTGGATAGTTATTGATCTCTTACTTTTCTCCTCTATAACGATGCAATATATTTAGGAGTGAAAATGTTCTGAGATAAGGCAAATCATCATTAGAATAAGACCAGCAGTGAGATTTCTAGCCAACTTGTTAATAGTGGGAATTTCTGTTGCTGTGTGGTTGGCTTTAATAACCAAAGATCAAATCATTGGGTTCGTTGTTCCCAGCGTAGCTAAACAGCTGCTCTGCTACCACTCTACAGACCTAATAAATCACTAGAAGGTAGAAGCCAAGAACCAGTAGGAAGCTGCTCCTCAACATCCCCGCACACAAAGAAAATAGGCAGGAAGTCACACAAACAGGAAATTATTTCAGTAGTCTCATATGCTTTGCACTTTTACTACTTTATATACATACCTGAACTTCTCCTTTGCCATTTGTAGCTTCATTGTAATAACTACTAAAATGCACTAATTCATGGCTTGTCTTGTTTACAGCGGAACAATTGAAATAAACTGTTCAAAAGACATTAAGGTCCAAGGTATTATTGGACCATGTACATCTTTGGAGAAGGTACACCTATTTATATTATGCTCAGCGTCCCAATCTGTATATTGGAGGTACAAGTATTAAGAATATTTGCACATTCTTTCACAGAAAGGAGCTTTGTGTGCTGACACAGTTGTCGGTCAAGGAAATACAACGGCATGGAAAATGTGTGGTCTCGATAGGAATACTTCATTGACTGTGTTTTTTGATGTCTCACCTAGTGAGCGATCGAGCCAACCAGGACATCAAAATCCGCATTTGTATATACAATTTGTAACAAGGTATTTTGTCATTTTATGTTACCTTGGTGTTGGAATGGCTGAATGTACTGATTACGTTGATTCTTTTATAGTTACCAACACCCAGAAGGCCAAATGAGGATAAGAGTTACTACCATATGCAGGAAATGGGTGGATGGCTCCACTAATACTGAGGTTAGATTTAAAAGCTGTTACCTGCTTTCACACACACTGTTCTAAGCATTATTTTAATAATACCAATCTTTACTCATTTCAAGTGTGAAGGTGCGGGAGAATGTGTTTTTATGCTCATGCTAGGTAGCTAATGCACTAGTATTAGGCGATCATGTTAATCTTCTGATTTAATATACAGGACATCGCTCACTTTTCTTCCTTTGATACAAACAAATTTGTACCTGTTTATTCTTATGAAGAATATCGTTTCAAAAGAATTTTACGCTCACTTTTCTTCCTTGGATGTATATGCCAATAAATGCCAAATGCCAGCGTTGTATATATGATGACCCCTTTTGAACACAGGAATTAGTCGAAGGTTTTGACCAGGAAACTGCAGCTGTTGTGTTGGCAAGATATATCTCTTTGAAAATGGAAATGGAGGTAATTTTTTTGTGCCATCATGACTCTAGCTATAATTGTTCTTGTCATTTAGGTTGGCTATACTAACTTCAGTCACTTTGGTGACATTGGTTTACCATACAGCCTCAGCACATAATGCTGTCAAAAAAACATTGTTGCTAATATTTTCTTCTGTCACCTAATAATTGTGCTGACTAGTTGCCATGTTTCCCTACATTCTTAATTTTATTCAAGTACATGTGAATGTGTTTCTACGAGTTTGAGATTGTAGTTCTGTCTATGAACAATTTGAACATTGGCTGCATTGTTGGAAAATCTTTTCTCCAAAAGATAAACACAAGCCACCTTAGCAGGATCTTTGTGGTCTGCAGACACTGACATGAAAACTCCGCTCCACTCCACACCAATACCTATTTTATTTCTTCTGACATAAAAACTCCGCTCCACTCCACACCAATACCTATTTTATTTCTTCAGTGCTCAGCATACTGAATATGTTATGCAATAATATCTGTGAATTTGCATCTCAATTGGAATACATTAAGAGAAACCTTATTTTAACATTTAGGTGTATATTGTCAAATCATTGCTGCATTACTTTGTTCACTTGGTAGCTTTTAGAAAATTGATTGCAACAGTTTTCAATGGATTAATGCTTATGGCCTCTGAACTCAGACTATTTCTGTTTATCAAAAATTCTTGGACCATGTCTGACAACAAGTCCCATGCAGTAAGTTTTGGAGGAATTCCCAACTAGAGTTACTATTTTCAGTTTGAACTATAATTAAATGTAAATGTTTGATGCCCCCTGGTATGTTCTCCCATTGTGCACTGGGAAAACTGATTTACTAATAGCTGACTGATTGCCACTGGGGACTCTGTTAAGACATTCCAAATTTGTATAGTCGAATTTCTAATTGATTTTTTTGCTCTTCATGTTGATTAATTGAATCTTCTGTTTGAAAATTGAGATGTATCATTATCCTTCCATTCTAATATTTGCAGGAAGAGTTCGATGCAACACGGTGGCTTGATAGATCTCTGATACGGCTTTGTTCACGATTTGGGGATTATCGAAAGGATGACCCTACTTCATTTAGCTTGCATTCAAATTTCTCATTGTTCCCTCAATTTATGTTTAATCTCCGGCGTTCACAATTTGTCCAGGTGATGTCGTACACACCAATTTTTGCTCCTCTCTGCTGTGATCCATGTGTTGTGTTATTAATTGTCATTTTGTATGCTGCAGGTTTTCAATAATAGTCCAGATGAGACAGCTTATTTCCGGATGTTACTCAACCGTGAAACTGTCACCAACTCCGTTGCAATGATCCAGCCTTCATTAATATCATTTTCTTTTGATTCACCTCCTTCGCCAGTATTCCTTGATGTGGCATCAATAGCAGCAGACCGGATACTGCTTCTTGATGCATACTTTAGTGTTGTCATCTTCCATGGCATGACAATTGCTCAGTGGCGAAACATGGGCTACCAGAACCAACCTGAGCATGAGGTAACATGGGTTGTCTTTCACAATTAGATTTGCTAGGCACCTGGTTTTGAGGCTTCAAGAGCCATGTTGGTTCATATTCTTTAGAGAGCACCTGTCCTAGAAATTTGTATGTACAACCTATAGGTCTGCTGGTTTTGCTAGTCATACAAATGGCTTTGCTGACTAGTGGATATGCTCCTTCCATAAGCATTACACATTGTGGTCATAATATTGGATTTATATTCTTCTGTGGGAGCTGATGTGTGCCTTCTAACATTATGTAGCagttattattttttatgatcCTCACTGTTACCATTTTCAGCAATTTGCACAACTATTACAAGCACCCCATGAGGAGGCGCAGATGATAATAAAAGGCCGATTTCCAGTTCCAAGACTAGTTGTATGCGACCAACATGGCTCGCAGGTTTGTTATCTCTACATATTTCATAGTTCATTCTCGTTTGTTGGACTGACATCTTCATATCGCGAGTTGCATAAATCCTTTGAAAATTCATAGTGTTTCATCTTTGTTGCTACCTTTTTCTTGAATATGGAGAACTGCAAATCATTGCATTAAGAGGAAAGGGGCCAAATAGCCTTACACATGCATTAAGAGAGGAAAGATGCCAGAATAGCCTTACACGTGTGTGGGTGCGTTGTAAGGCTAGTTTGGCCTCTTTCCTCTCTTAGTGCAATAATATGCAGTTCTCTTGGGTATTCGAGAAAAAAGGGACTTAATTACACTTAAATAGATATCCAAGTACTGTTTCATGTAGAGAACATTGTTTCTTACTGTTTGGTGCAATAACTGTTTAACATAACATATTCATGAAGACTGCCCGGCAATTTGTTTCTCCACCCTATTTGACTCATCACATAATGTACCCCTCTTTGCAGGCAAGGTTCTTATTAGCTAAGCTGAATCCGTCGGCGACATATAACTCAGCTCACGATGTTGCCCCTGGTTCTGACATCATTTTCACTGATGATGTTAGCTTCCAGGTCTTCTGTGAGCACCTTCAAAGGCTGGCTGTTCAGTCTTGAGGACATGTATGCAAAAAATTGTACACCCTATTTGATAGTTGCTGATAATTTACAGGCTCTGTAGGTTGGAGTTGTGAGAAAATTTGCCTTGCTGTTTTTTTTGGTCATATATCCTTACATTGTGACAGTTTTCCGAGTTCAGACAATTTTTTCGGGAAATAATTAATCCTAAAAGAATGTATAAGTTGCCTCAAAAGGTCTATTGTCCATGTTGACACCCTGCATTAATTGAGGTTCTCGTTCACCTTCAATTTACAGAAATGTATGATGGTATAGGATATGTTCTTCAGTGCACTGCAATGCATTATGCACTGATTTGTGCAAATTGTGCATACAATTAAGCAGCTGGGACAGTGATCCTTGTAGCAACATTGTACTATTTTGTTCTAGATGTACGACATTCAGGACATTGACATGCTCTTCAACAAACATTGACATGTTCTATACGTGAAAGTATTTCTGCCATTCTTCAAATGCCATAAAGTTCAACCACAAGTCAATCTAACAATTTATATATAAGAACACACTCCATTTCATATCAAAATACTCTCTTTTATTAACTTTGTTCGGctggctgcggctggtggctggtgttgatttatTGAGAGAGAAAAGTATTGCTGGTTGTGGTTGGTAGCTGATGcagtttggtgtgagagaaaaatactgctggctggttatAGATGAATAGAGTGAATTGTTGTCAACAGTATAACCTGTAAGGAATTGATGGCTAAAGTACCATTCCTTTTTGAGCAGCGTCAATTTGTTTTATAGGACAAGACAAAATCAAACATCGAAATGGTGCGTGAATATTATTTAGCTATAATCTTCATGTAAACTTGAAGTCCTGCTTCAGCTAAACGAAAACAGGAACCTCTGACATTATATTGTTTTTGGAAATTCTTCATATTGCCTTGACCTTTCACCAAAGTAAAATAGTGTAAAATAGTTATCAAGTTTGCAGAATAGACGATGGCATCCACAGTCCACTAGTGCAGTTGTCTCAAACTTCAGGATGGACTCATCAAACTTGCCTCACCTTGAATTCAATATAAATTCACAGGGGAGATGGCAACAAGGTTCTTGCCAACGATTTTTTTTGCACATTTGAAGCACAACCCCTATTGCAATTTGCCAATACTAGTGGTTTTGCACGTGCCCAGACATGTGTTTGAAACTAATTGTATATAAACTATACATGATCATAATGTACTCAAAGATGTAAGAGTTCAACCACATGGACAGATTAAGAAATATATATTGTGTTGGTGAGCACCTaatagttcaacacaaataacGCTGCAGATCCACCATAAGAACCTGTCTTAATTCATTATTGATATAGAAAATTTAAATAGGGTCTAATTGATGTAACATCACCATGCAAGACTCGGAAAATATAGCAAAATCCATTCATATTTCTCCCTCAACGTCTGTGTACACCAAAATCTTCTCCGTTAGCCCACCTGAAAACGTATGAAGATTCACAAATAAGATATTATCAGGAAATATTTATATATAGCTGCAAGACTCCATTAACATGGAAGGGTAAATACCTATATTTCTCTATTGCATTTTTTATAAGATTGTCTGCAAATGAATCCATGTGCTGGGCTAAATCATAAGACATAGCTATCAGCACGCCACTGATATATGTGTCCCTTTCACAGATGGTCCCATCATACTTCGCAGCCAGCACGTGAATTTCATGAAGAGCATCCCTTGAAAATTTCTGAAACCAACACACACCCCGGGGTATCAAATGAACTTCTGCTTTAATAGCTCGTTCGAGCTGTCCCAGATCCGCCAACATAGAAGAACTTGAGTCTATGATTTCCAAACCAAACTTATCTGATAAGAGACCAATGGTGTTGTACATAACACCGTTTGCAGCTTCAAATTCATTAGATCACATATTCCCTTGAACACAATGCGCCACTAAATTAACTATTCCTGAACTTAAAGGAGTAAGCTGCACACTACCCCTATACCCCTTATCATCATAGCTAGTGGGCTGCGCGGCTATGGCCTAGCATACCCTAGGCCAAGCCCAACAAAGCATAAGATATTAtgtaaaaaaaaactctctccTTAGAGCTTCTCTAAGAATTTTTCTAAATCTCATACTCTAAATTATCATTTAGAGAGCATTCTTCATAAAAATCGCTTTGTGTATGTTTTTACTCttagcatctccaagagactctGTATATGCTTAGGAATAGAGATTTTGGTTAAAATTACCCTCCAATATATCTAAATGTAGAGCTATATTATGGATTTCTAGCTAGCCAAAGATGGAGAGCGAGAATCACTCTCTAGACTATGCACTAAGGCTGTCCAcaatggcaagagcaagagcaaatttgctcttgcctcgtttcccacgccctctctgtctacagtgccaaacagtacatctacagtgtcaaacagtagatttactcctccatttcctcctatcGCTGTGGACGGTCTAAGATATAGAAAACCGTTGGATGGAGGGTACAAAGATATTGAAAATGAATTTTACTCAAATGACTCTCTGAATGATGATTTAGAGAGTAAATTTAGAAAGAAGGTTCATGGCTCTCAGCTTTTCTGTATCTTGTGTACACTCTAGAAGCTATTTTTGTTATTTATCTTTGGCTAGCGAGAAATGCAGAATGGAGAAGGGCTATATTTGGATAACCACTTAAAGAAGCTGTTGGAGGGtatttttccatcaaaatctctattcctaACAACAAGGAAAGATATTTGTTCTCAGTTCCTCTCCAACCACATCGCCTGCACCCATCGTCTCTGCGACTTGCTATTGCTCGCGGCCACTCCTGCATTCGCTCCCCTGTTCACGGCTCCGTGTGCACTCAGTTCCCGGTGACCAGCGACGGCACTCTGCCCTTTCCCTAGCCCAGCCCAACAAGGTGTAATACTCCAGGTGTTAATGCTAAGCAATAAAAATTAAACAAGGCATCATGCATAATGACTAAGAGAAATTTAAACAAATGATGAATGTATGTGTGTATATGTGCATTAACTTGCAATTCCatataactttcaaaccaatgcaattATGCCATTGCAATGTAATAGGAACATCACTCTGGCC
This genomic interval from Panicum virgatum strain AP13 chromosome 8K, P.virgatum_v5, whole genome shotgun sequence contains the following:
- the LOC120644289 gene encoding protein transport protein SEC23-like, which translates into the protein MSAADPSAAPPAAAADPDGPDAVRLTWNAWPRSKVEASRCVVPLAATVSPARVPDPSAASPPPLPYPPLRCKPPCSALLNPFARVDFAAKIWICPLCFSRNHFPPHYAAISESNVPAELFPQCSTVEYIVGGAPGAPGAAGAPPPPVFLFVIDTCVIEEELEYVKMAMRKAVALLPEHALVGLVTFGTQVHLHELGFSDLSKIYVFRGTKEISKEQILDQLGLAGAGRPGFPKMPQQPGGPQVNGMHPAATAGVNRFLLPMSECECTLSTLLDELQPDQWPVEAGNRAIRCTGVALSVAAGLLGACMPGTGARIIALLGGPCTEGPGMIVSKDLSEPVRSHKDLDKDAAPHFQKAVKFYDGLAKQLVSQGHVLDVFASALDQVGLAEMKVAIERTGGLVVLSESFGHSVFKDSFKRIFEGGEQSLSLSFNGTIEINCSKDIKVQGIIGPCTSLEKKGALCADTVVGQGNTTAWKMCGLDRNTSLTVFFDVSPSERSSQPGHQNPHLYIQFVTSYQHPEGQMRIRVTTICRKWVDGSTNTEELVEGFDQETAAVVLARYISLKMEMEEEFDATRWLDRSLIRLCSRFGDYRKDDPTSFSLHSNFSLFPQFMFNLRRSQFVQVFNNSPDETAYFRMLLNRETVTNSVAMIQPSLISFSFDSPPSPVFLDVASIAADRILLLDAYFSVVIFHGMTIAQWRNMGYQNQPEHEQFAQLLQAPHEEAQMIIKGRFPVPRLVVCDQHGSQARFLLAKLNPSATYNSAHDVAPGSDIIFTDDVSFQVFCEHLQRLAVQS